From Salipiger profundus, a single genomic window includes:
- a CDS encoding ABC transporter ATP-binding protein, which yields MSTLLQVRDLAVTFRQDGVESRAVKGVSFDLQKGETLALVGESGSGKSVTALSTVSLLGDAARVEGSVLYKDREMIGAPGKLLREVRGNDISFIFQEPMTSLNPLHTLEKQLGESLALHQGLTGDKARARILDLLDKVGIRDPESRLSAYPHQLSGGQRQRVMIAMALANGPDLLIADEPTTALDVTIQAQILELLAELKQAEHMSMLFITHDLNIVRRFADRVCVMKNGEIVEQGRTEEIFGNPQHDYTRMLISAESTGTPDPVAPQSEEVARADHLKIWFPIQKGFMKKTVGHVKAVNDASFSVRAGETVGVVGESGSGKTTLALAMMRLIQSEGGITYRGEDVRGWSTRRLRKLRSEIQIVFQDPFGSLSPRMTCEQIIAEGLGVHGSPDGKPARQAVEEVMREVGMDPATMHRYPHEFSGGQRQRIAIARAMVLRPRLVVLDEPTSALDMTVQVQIVNLLRELQRKYDLAYLFISHDLKVVRAMSHKIIVMKQGDVVEMGEAEQVFARPETDYTRKLFAAAFDLAG from the coding sequence ATGAGCACGCTTCTGCAGGTTCGCGACCTCGCCGTCACCTTCCGCCAGGACGGTGTCGAAAGCCGCGCGGTCAAGGGCGTGTCCTTCGACCTGCAAAAGGGCGAGACGCTGGCGCTGGTGGGCGAATCCGGCTCGGGCAAGTCGGTCACCGCGCTGTCGACCGTGTCGCTCCTAGGCGACGCGGCGCGGGTCGAGGGCTCGGTGCTCTACAAGGACCGCGAGATGATCGGCGCCCCCGGCAAGCTCCTGCGGGAAGTGCGCGGCAACGACATCAGCTTCATCTTCCAGGAGCCGATGACCTCGCTCAACCCGCTCCACACGCTGGAAAAGCAGCTCGGCGAAAGCCTCGCGCTGCACCAGGGGCTGACCGGGGACAAGGCGCGGGCGCGCATTCTCGACCTGCTCGACAAGGTCGGCATCCGCGACCCGGAAAGCCGACTCTCGGCCTATCCGCACCAGCTGTCCGGTGGCCAGCGGCAGCGGGTGATGATCGCCATGGCCCTTGCCAACGGGCCCGACCTGCTGATCGCCGACGAGCCGACCACGGCGCTCGACGTGACCATCCAGGCGCAGATCCTCGAGCTTCTGGCCGAGCTCAAGCAGGCCGAGCACATGAGCATGCTGTTCATCACCCACGACCTGAACATCGTGCGGCGCTTCGCCGACCGGGTCTGCGTGATGAAGAACGGCGAGATCGTCGAGCAGGGCCGCACCGAGGAGATCTTCGGCAACCCGCAGCACGACTACACCAGGATGCTGATCTCGGCCGAGAGCACCGGCACCCCGGACCCGGTAGCGCCGCAATCGGAGGAAGTCGCCCGCGCCGACCATCTCAAGATCTGGTTCCCGATCCAGAAGGGTTTCATGAAAAAGACCGTCGGCCACGTGAAGGCGGTGAACGACGCGAGCTTCTCGGTCCGCGCAGGCGAGACAGTGGGAGTCGTGGGCGAGAGCGGCTCGGGCAAGACGACGCTGGCGCTGGCGATGATGCGGCTCATCCAGTCCGAGGGCGGCATCACCTATCGCGGCGAGGATGTGCGGGGCTGGTCGACACGGCGGCTGCGCAAGCTGCGCTCGGAAATCCAGATCGTCTTCCAGGACCCGTTCGGCTCGCTGAGCCCGCGCATGACCTGCGAGCAGATCATCGCCGAGGGTCTCGGCGTGCATGGCTCGCCGGACGGCAAGCCGGCGCGGCAGGCGGTGGAAGAGGTCATGCGCGAGGTCGGCATGGACCCGGCCACGATGCACCGCTACCCGCACGAGTTCTCGGGCGGCCAGCGCCAGCGCATCGCCATCGCGCGGGCCATGGTGCTGCGGCCTCGGCTGGTGGTGCTGGACGAGCCGACCTCGGCGCTCGACATGACGGTGCAGGTGCAGATCGTGAACCTGCTCCGCGAGCTGCAGCGGAAATACGATCTCGCCTACCTGTTCATCAGCCACGACCTCAAGGTCGTGCGGGCGATGAGCCACAAGATCATCGTTATGAAACAGGGCGACGTGGTCGAGATGGGCGAGGCCGAGCAGGTCTTTGCCCGCCCCGAAACCGACTACACCCGCAAGCTTTTTGCCGCAGCCTTCGACCTCGCCGGGTAA
- a CDS encoding ABC transporter permease — protein MSYETDPARRDDGYEMGGGLRPQPEPGVAVEPQPKPGRFALSPLNKRRWRNFRKNGRAFWSLVIFLILFTLSLFAEFIANDKPILVSYRGELRMPIFQFYPETAFGGDFRTEAAYRDPEVQCLIRTGGLDACFDDPEGLMQQVDEGTMQEGDFQKGWTIWPPIPYSFNTPVDRPGAAPLPPNGQNWLGTDDTKRDVAARVIYGFRLSILFTLIVTVCASLIGIVAGALQGYFGGWLDLIFQRVIEIWSATPSLYVIIILFAILGRSFWLLVILTVLFGWTALVGVVRAEFLRARNLEYVRAAKALGVSNMTIMFRHMLPNAMVATLTMLPFIVTGTISTLAGLDFLGFGLPSSAPSLGELTLQAKQNLQAPWLGFTAFTVFALMLSLLVFIFEGVRDAFDPRKTFS, from the coding sequence GTGAGCTACGAGACCGATCCCGCGCGCCGCGACGACGGCTACGAGATGGGCGGCGGCCTGCGCCCCCAGCCCGAGCCCGGCGTCGCCGTCGAGCCGCAACCGAAGCCGGGCCGTTTCGCGCTCTCGCCGTTGAACAAGCGGCGCTGGCGCAACTTCCGAAAGAACGGCCGCGCCTTCTGGTCGCTGGTGATCTTCCTGATCCTCTTCACCCTGTCGCTGTTCGCCGAGTTCATCGCCAACGACAAGCCGATCCTCGTGAGCTACCGCGGCGAGCTGCGGATGCCGATCTTCCAGTTCTACCCCGAGACGGCCTTTGGCGGCGACTTCCGCACCGAGGCCGCCTACCGCGACCCCGAGGTGCAGTGCCTGATCCGCACCGGCGGGCTGGATGCCTGTTTCGACGACCCCGAGGGGCTGATGCAGCAGGTCGACGAAGGCACGATGCAGGAGGGCGACTTCCAGAAGGGCTGGACCATCTGGCCGCCCATTCCCTACAGCTTCAACACGCCCGTCGACCGGCCCGGCGCGGCCCCCCTCCCCCCGAACGGCCAGAACTGGCTTGGCACCGACGACACCAAGCGCGACGTGGCAGCCAGGGTGATCTACGGCTTCCGCCTGTCGATCCTGTTCACCCTGATCGTCACGGTCTGCGCCTCGCTCATCGGCATCGTCGCCGGCGCGCTGCAGGGTTACTTCGGCGGCTGGCTCGACCTCATCTTCCAGCGGGTGATCGAGATCTGGTCGGCAACGCCGTCGCTCTACGTCATCATCATCCTCTTCGCGATCCTCGGGCGAAGTTTCTGGCTGCTGGTGATCCTCACCGTGCTCTTCGGCTGGACCGCGCTGGTGGGCGTGGTGCGGGCCGAGTTCCTGCGCGCCCGCAACCTGGAATACGTGCGTGCGGCAAAGGCGCTCGGCGTGTCGAACATGACCATCATGTTCCGCCACATGCTGCCCAACGCCATGGTCGCCACGCTGACCATGCTGCCGTTCATCGTCACCGGCACGATCTCGACGCTGGCGGGGCTCGACTTCCTCGGCTTCGGCCTGCCGTCCTCGGCGCCGTCGCTGGGCGAGCTGACCCTGCAGGCCAAGCAGAACCTCCAGGCGCCATGGCTGGGCTTCACCGCCTTCACCGTCTTCGCGCTGATGCTGTCGCTTCTCGTCTTCATCTTCGAAGGCGTGCGCGATGCCTTCGACCCCAGAAAGACCTTCTCATGA
- a CDS encoding microcin C ABC transporter permease YejB, giving the protein MGAYILRRLLLIIPTLLGIMIINFTLVQFVPGGPIEQIIAQVEGQGDVFEGFAGGGGEVASGGGGSDEYAGARGLPPDFIAELEKEFGFDKPPLERFFTMLWNYMRLDFGESYFRSISVIDLVLEKMPVSISLGLWSTLIAYVISIPLGIRKAVKDGTSFDTWTSGAIIVAYAIPGFLFAILLLVLFAGGSYWQIFPLRGLTSDNWEALSWPMKIADYFWHIALPVLASTIAAFATLTLLTKNSFLDEIKKHYVITARAKGLTERRVLYGHVFRNAMLIVIAGFPAVFIGVFFSGSLIIETIFSLDGLGRLGFEAAVARDYPVIFGTLFIFGLIGLVVGIISDLTYVLVDPRIDFEKREG; this is encoded by the coding sequence ATGGGCGCCTATATCCTAAGACGACTCCTGCTCATCATCCCCACGCTGCTGGGGATCATGATCATCAACTTCACGCTCGTGCAATTCGTGCCCGGCGGCCCCATCGAGCAGATCATCGCCCAGGTCGAAGGCCAGGGCGATGTCTTCGAGGGCTTCGCCGGCGGCGGAGGCGAGGTCGCCTCTGGCGGCGGTGGATCGGATGAATACGCCGGCGCGCGCGGCCTGCCGCCGGATTTCATCGCCGAGCTGGAAAAGGAATTCGGCTTCGACAAGCCGCCCCTCGAGCGGTTCTTCACCATGCTCTGGAACTACATGCGGCTCGATTTCGGCGAGAGCTACTTCCGCTCGATCAGCGTGATCGACCTCGTGCTCGAGAAGATGCCGGTGTCGATCTCGCTGGGGCTCTGGTCCACGCTCATCGCCTATGTCATCTCGATCCCGCTGGGCATCCGCAAGGCGGTGAAAGACGGCACCTCCTTCGACACCTGGACCTCCGGCGCCATCATCGTGGCCTATGCCATCCCGGGCTTCCTTTTCGCGATCCTGCTGCTGGTGCTCTTCGCCGGCGGCTCCTACTGGCAGATCTTCCCGCTGCGGGGTCTGACCTCGGACAACTGGGAGGCTCTCAGCTGGCCGATGAAGATCGCCGACTACTTCTGGCACATCGCGCTGCCGGTGCTGGCCTCGACCATCGCCGCCTTCGCCACCCTGACGCTGCTGACCAAGAACAGCTTCCTCGACGAAATCAAGAAGCACTACGTCATCACCGCCCGCGCCAAGGGCCTGACCGAGCGGCGCGTGCTCTACGGGCACGTCTTCCGCAACGCCATGCTGATCGTCATCGCGGGCTTCCCGGCGGTGTTCATCGGCGTGTTCTTCTCGGGCAGCCTGATCATCGAAACGATCTTCTCGCTCGACGGGCTGGGCCGGCTCGGCTTCGAGGCCGCGGTGGCGCGCGATTACCCGGTGATCTTCGGCACGCTCTTCATCTTCGGCCTGATCGGCCTCGTGGTCGGCATCATCTCGGACCTCACCTACGTTCTGGTCGATCCGCGCATCGACTTCGAGAAGCGGGAGGGCTGA
- a CDS encoding extracellular solute-binding protein, giving the protein MIRTTPRAATTRPARLIGSTILALGLAFAAPALAQDDSDIITAHGVSSFGELKYPADFDHFDYVNVDAPKGGEMSTWAFGTFDSLTPYILKGNAAAMSSVFYDSLLTGTLDEPDAMYGLVAESVEYPENREWIVFNMRPEARFRDGTPVTAEDVVFSFNILVEDGLPSFRVQFKDILEAEALDEHRVKFTFNPDGPLRELLMTAGGLPIFSKAYYEDRDFAESSLEPPMGSGAYELLSVEPGRSVAYKRRDDYWARDLPVNRGQNNFDVLRVEYFADYTTAFEAFKGGAYTYREEFQSKIWATGYEFPAVQEGTVEVETLPDGRPAGTQGFFFNLRRDKFQDPRVREAIGMAFNFEWSNESLFYGLYERTDSFWENSATLQATGMPSEAELELLEPIREYIPETVFTEEAFTPHVASADDLADRRTLRQAGRLLSEAGWEVGDDGFRYKDGQRLTVEVLNDSPSFERIINPYIENLKRLGIEANANRVDAAEAQEREKNFEYDVVTQRFAMSQTPGDELRSVFGSETADVPGSANIAGVSNEGVDQLIRAIADAESREELTTAVHALDRVLRAMHIWVPQWYKGVHNIAYLDVYDRPYADTPPPYGLGVMSLWWWDEEKAAELRAEGAL; this is encoded by the coding sequence ATGATCCGGACGACGCCGCGCGCCGCCACCACCCGACCCGCCCGCCTCATCGGATCAACGATCCTCGCGCTCGGACTTGCCTTTGCGGCCCCCGCCCTTGCGCAGGACGACAGCGACATCATCACGGCGCACGGCGTCTCGTCCTTCGGCGAGCTCAAGTACCCGGCCGACTTCGACCATTTCGACTACGTCAACGTCGACGCGCCCAAGGGCGGGGAGATGTCGACTTGGGCCTTCGGCACCTTCGACAGCCTCACCCCCTACATCCTCAAGGGCAACGCGGCGGCGATGTCCTCGGTGTTCTACGACAGCCTGCTGACCGGCACGCTCGACGAACCCGACGCGATGTACGGGCTTGTCGCCGAAAGCGTCGAGTACCCCGAGAACCGCGAGTGGATCGTCTTCAACATGCGCCCCGAGGCCCGGTTCCGGGACGGCACGCCGGTCACGGCCGAAGACGTGGTGTTCTCCTTCAACATCCTCGTAGAGGACGGCCTGCCGAGCTTCCGGGTGCAGTTCAAGGACATCCTCGAAGCCGAGGCGCTCGACGAGCACCGGGTGAAGTTCACCTTCAACCCCGACGGCCCGCTGCGCGAGCTCCTGATGACCGCCGGCGGCCTGCCGATCTTCTCCAAGGCCTACTACGAGGACCGCGATTTCGCCGAAAGCAGCCTCGAGCCGCCGATGGGATCGGGTGCCTACGAGCTGCTGTCGGTCGAGCCCGGCCGCTCGGTCGCCTACAAGCGCCGCGACGACTACTGGGCCAGGGATCTGCCGGTGAACCGCGGGCAGAACAATTTCGACGTTCTGCGCGTGGAGTATTTCGCCGATTACACGACCGCCTTCGAAGCGTTCAAGGGCGGCGCCTATACGTACCGCGAGGAATTCCAGTCGAAAATCTGGGCCACCGGCTACGAGTTTCCCGCCGTGCAGGAAGGCACGGTGGAGGTCGAGACCCTGCCCGACGGGCGCCCCGCCGGCACGCAGGGCTTCTTCTTCAACCTGCGCCGCGACAAGTTCCAGGATCCGCGGGTGCGCGAGGCCATCGGCATGGCCTTCAACTTCGAGTGGTCGAACGAAAGCCTGTTCTACGGCCTCTACGAACGCACCGACAGCTTCTGGGAGAACTCCGCGACGTTGCAGGCCACCGGCATGCCGTCGGAGGCCGAGCTCGAGCTGCTCGAGCCCATCCGCGAATACATCCCCGAGACGGTCTTCACCGAAGAGGCCTTTACCCCGCACGTGGCCAGCGCCGACGATCTCGCCGACCGCCGCACCCTGCGGCAGGCCGGGCGGCTGCTGTCCGAGGCTGGCTGGGAGGTCGGGGACGACGGCTTTCGCTACAAGGACGGCCAACGGCTGACCGTCGAGGTGCTGAACGACAGCCCCTCGTTCGAGCGGATCATCAACCCCTACATCGAGAACCTGAAGCGGCTCGGGATCGAGGCCAACGCCAACCGCGTCGACGCCGCCGAGGCTCAGGAACGCGAGAAGAATTTCGAATACGACGTGGTCACCCAGCGTTTCGCCATGAGCCAGACCCCGGGCGACGAGCTGCGTTCGGTCTTCGGATCTGAAACCGCCGACGTGCCGGGCTCGGCCAATATCGCGGGCGTGTCGAACGAAGGCGTCGACCAGCTGATCCGCGCCATCGCCGACGCCGAGAGCCGCGAGGAACTGACCACCGCCGTTCACGCGCTCGACCGGGTGCTGCGGGCGATGCACATCTGGGTGCCGCAGTGGTACAAGGGCGTGCACAACATCGCCTATCTCGACGTATATGACCGCCCCTACGCCGACACGCCGCCGCCCTACGGGCTGGGTGTGATGTCGCTGTGGTGGTGGGACGAGGAAAAGGCCGCCGAGCTGCGCGCCGAGGGAGCGCTGTAA
- a CDS encoding c-type cytochrome codes for MLDTMTITKAVGGVCGALLIFLLGNWVAESLYSVGGGHGEEHAAAYVIETDSGGGSAEEEEPQDFETLMASADAGAGERVFGKCRACHKIDGSNATGPHLDGVVGREIDAVDGFNYSGALEQVGDVWSPENLFHFLENPRESAPGTAMSFAGLKSAEDRVNLIAYLDSLDG; via the coding sequence ATGCTTGACACGATGACGATTACCAAGGCGGTGGGCGGCGTTTGCGGCGCTCTTCTGATCTTTCTGCTCGGCAATTGGGTCGCCGAAAGCCTCTACAGCGTGGGTGGCGGTCACGGCGAGGAGCACGCCGCAGCCTACGTGATCGAGACCGACAGCGGTGGCGGCAGCGCCGAGGAAGAAGAGCCCCAGGACTTCGAGACGCTGATGGCCTCGGCCGACGCCGGTGCCGGCGAGCGCGTCTTCGGCAAGTGCCGCGCCTGCCACAAGATCGACGGCAGCAACGCCACCGGTCCGCACCTCGACGGCGTCGTGGGCCGCGAGATCGACGCGGTCGACGGGTTCAACTACTCGGGCGCACTCGAGCAGGTCGGCGACGTATGGTCGCCGGAAAACCTCTTCCACTTCCTCGAGAACCCGCGCGAGAGTGCTCCGGGCACCGCGATGAGCTTCGCGGGCCTCAAGAGCGCGGAAGACCGGGTGAACCTGATCGCCTACCTCGACAGCCTCGACGGCTGA
- a CDS encoding prephenate dehydratase — protein MTDRIAFQGELGAYSHQACRDARPDMEALPCHTFEEVIEAVRSGAAKLAMLPVENTTYGRVADIHRLLPESGLRIIDEAFVRVHISLMALPGTRLDELEKVRAHLVLIPQAASFLEKYGIKGEAYADSAGAAAELSRTRDRTTGVLASDLAAEIYGLEILARHIEDHAHNTTRFLIMAPQADLTRRGEHGMMTTFIFQVRNIPAALYKAMGGFATNGVNMTKLESYMVGGSFTATQFYADIEGHPDDPAVQRALDELGYFTEKLEILGVYPRDPRRD, from the coding sequence ATGACAGACCGTATCGCCTTTCAGGGGGAGCTGGGCGCCTATTCCCACCAGGCCTGCCGCGACGCGCGGCCCGACATGGAGGCGCTGCCCTGCCACACCTTCGAGGAGGTGATCGAGGCGGTTCGCAGCGGCGCGGCGAAACTCGCCATGCTTCCGGTCGAGAACACCACCTACGGGCGTGTGGCCGACATTCACCGGTTGCTGCCGGAAAGCGGGCTGCGGATCATCGACGAGGCCTTCGTGCGGGTGCACATCAGCCTCATGGCGCTGCCGGGCACGCGCCTCGATGAACTCGAGAAGGTGCGTGCGCATCTCGTGCTGATCCCGCAGGCGGCAAGCTTCCTCGAGAAATACGGCATCAAGGGCGAGGCCTACGCCGACAGTGCCGGTGCCGCCGCCGAGCTGTCACGCACGCGGGACCGCACGACCGGGGTGCTGGCCTCGGACCTCGCGGCCGAGATCTACGGGCTCGAGATCCTCGCGCGGCACATCGAAGATCACGCCCATAACACCACCCGTTTCCTCATCATGGCGCCGCAGGCGGACCTTACGCGCCGGGGCGAGCATGGCATGATGACCACCTTCATCTTTCAGGTGCGCAACATTCCGGCGGCGCTCTACAAGGCGATGGGCGGATTCGCGACGAACGGCGTCAACATGACCAAGCTTGAAAGCTACATGGTCGGCGGCTCGTTCACGGCGACGCAGTTCTACGCCGACATCGAGGGCCACCCGGACGATCCGGCGGTTCAGCGGGCGCTCGACGAGCTGGGCTATTTCACCGAGAAACTCGAGATCCTCGGGGTCTATCCCCGCGATCCCCGGCGCGACTGA
- a CDS encoding TadE/TadG family type IV pilus assembly protein, translating into MRPARLKSRLRRFAQETEGYVTLEVAIMIPALFVLFAAAWVYFDVIRQQAINQKANYAIGDMISRETDPVNSTYMDNAYRLLGLLTRNVVTPDPATGLHSSDLRVSVAEYNANNQTYKLIWSAARGDYPELTNGDMDDYLSRLPVLMNKAQLVIVETWEDYHPIFRVGLDAFEIRTYSFTHPRYASQVLWEGQNNGWGNGDQDAPGNSLCNNNAENATDCTNEDGTNNVEPNKKNRSHGG; encoded by the coding sequence ATGCGTCCTGCAAGACTGAAATCCCGCCTTCGCCGCTTCGCTCAGGAAACCGAAGGCTATGTCACCCTCGAGGTGGCGATCATGATCCCGGCGCTGTTCGTGCTGTTCGCGGCGGCCTGGGTCTATTTCGACGTGATCCGCCAGCAGGCGATCAACCAGAAGGCAAACTACGCCATCGGTGACATGATCTCTCGCGAGACGGACCCGGTGAACAGCACCTACATGGACAACGCCTACCGGCTGCTTGGCCTGCTGACCCGCAACGTGGTGACACCGGATCCGGCGACTGGCCTGCACAGTTCCGACCTGCGCGTCAGCGTCGCCGAATACAACGCCAACAACCAGACATACAAACTGATCTGGTCGGCGGCGCGCGGCGACTATCCCGAACTGACGAACGGCGACATGGACGACTACCTGTCACGCCTTCCGGTGCTGATGAACAAGGCGCAGCTGGTGATCGTCGAGACCTGGGAGGATTACCACCCGATCTTCCGCGTGGGTCTCGATGCCTTCGAGATCCGCACCTACAGCTTCACCCATCCGCGCTACGCGTCGCAGGTGCTGTGGGAAGGTCAGAACAACGGCTGGGGCAACGGCGACCAGGACGCGCCCGGCAACTCGCTGTGCAACAACAACGCCGAGAACGCGACCGACTGCACCAACGAGGACGGCACGAACAACGTCGAGCCAAACAAGAAGAATCGCAGTCACGGAGGCTGA
- a CDS encoding TadE/TadG family type IV pilus assembly protein, with amino-acid sequence MIGVIRKGLRRFLDADEGSAVVPFAMWTPLMVGIALSTIELGALTMRHVALERALDQTVREVKLGTGRNYTHDQLKTKICDRASVLVNCQETLQLEMVTLNMRSWREPEANADCVDTSTGEVTPQRTFEHGQEHETMMLRACYKYRPISPTSYLAAELPKDAQGYTALVSTASFVHEPM; translated from the coding sequence ATGATCGGCGTCATCAGAAAAGGCCTGCGTCGCTTTCTCGACGCGGACGAGGGCTCGGCGGTCGTCCCGTTCGCCATGTGGACCCCGCTCATGGTCGGCATCGCGCTGTCCACGATCGAGCTCGGGGCACTCACCATGCGCCATGTCGCGCTCGAGCGCGCGCTGGACCAGACCGTGCGAGAGGTCAAGCTGGGCACCGGCCGCAACTACACCCACGACCAGTTGAAGACGAAGATCTGCGACCGCGCCAGCGTGCTGGTGAACTGCCAGGAAACGCTGCAGCTCGAGATGGTGACGCTGAACATGCGCAGCTGGCGGGAACCGGAGGCGAACGCCGACTGCGTCGACACCTCGACCGGCGAAGTCACGCCGCAGCGCACCTTCGAGCACGGCCAGGAGCACGAGACCATGATGCTGCGGGCCTGCTACAAGTACCGGCCGATCAGCCCGACCTCCTACCTTGCCGCCGAGCTGCCGAAGGACGCTCAGGGCTATACCGCGCTGGTCTCGACCGCCAGCTTCGTTCACGAACCGATGTGA